In Mongoliitalea daihaiensis, one DNA window encodes the following:
- a CDS encoding DUF6515 family protein — MKTDMNFSNQSFKFYVIGWIVTILFLEPTQNFAQRMNHPSTGRATGAAASRGGAPTTMNRGASPARPTAAPSRPSTPPTNRGTMQPGRNPTNQGANRPSNPGMNPSRPSGPSQGSITGGAQRTQDRRPSAQPGRQDRSISDNRQQRDRGASDRGNLDRGNNSRNDRNTADRGNTGNRGDRNTSGSRNETLGNRGDRNTTGNRDRNPNTGINNRPSRPGGGNNINIGNNNQINVNARRNTFVQVNVMHPMMMRPPFMWGGFRIYSMHTFFWFPFRPMFWGPMWHPWGFHTPMLPPQAQVVNVVNETNIINETNITNITNVTNIINEYHYVDGVFYQKDDEGYVVVPAPIGAEVKSIPDNFEKVAVGDNEYNLYWGGAYFEETASGFRVVPPTAGTLVESLSEGGEEVKIGDKTFIRFGETYYLPVQVDGKNMYEVVYISSDDDGENS, encoded by the coding sequence ATGAAAACTGATATGAACTTTTCGAATCAATCCTTTAAGTTTTATGTAATAGGTTGGATAGTAACCATCCTATTTTTGGAACCTACTCAAAATTTTGCCCAACGGATGAATCATCCATCCACCGGTAGAGCCACGGGCGCAGCAGCTTCCCGTGGAGGAGCCCCGACTACCATGAATAGAGGTGCATCACCTGCTAGACCCACCGCAGCTCCGTCCAGACCAAGTACTCCGCCTACCAATCGAGGGACGATGCAGCCCGGTAGAAATCCAACTAATCAAGGAGCTAACAGACCTTCCAATCCTGGGATGAATCCTTCCAGACCCTCCGGCCCATCGCAAGGGTCTATCACAGGAGGTGCACAACGGACACAAGATAGAAGACCGAGTGCCCAACCTGGTAGACAGGACAGGTCTATTAGCGATAATCGACAACAACGGGATCGTGGAGCAAGCGACCGTGGCAACCTTGATAGAGGAAATAATTCTAGAAATGATCGCAATACTGCCGATAGAGGAAACACAGGTAATCGTGGAGATAGAAACACAAGTGGAAGTAGAAATGAAACTCTCGGAAATAGAGGAGATCGAAATACCACTGGAAATAGAGATCGAAACCCCAACACTGGTATCAACAATCGTCCAAGCAGACCAGGAGGCGGTAACAACATTAATATAGGCAACAATAATCAAATCAATGTAAATGCACGTCGAAACACATTTGTTCAGGTAAATGTCATGCACCCGATGATGATGCGTCCTCCTTTTATGTGGGGTGGATTCCGTATTTACTCCATGCACACCTTTTTTTGGTTTCCGTTTCGACCGATGTTCTGGGGTCCTATGTGGCATCCATGGGGATTCCATACTCCCATGCTTCCTCCACAAGCTCAAGTGGTCAATGTGGTCAATGAAACAAACATTATCAATGAAACTAACATCACGAATATTACCAATGTGACAAACATCATTAATGAATACCATTACGTTGATGGGGTATTTTACCAAAAAGATGATGAAGGATACGTGGTTGTACCTGCCCCTATTGGCGCAGAAGTAAAATCCATTCCAGACAATTTCGAAAAAGTTGCTGTTGGAGACAATGAATACAACCTCTATTGGGGAGGTGCTTACTTTGAGGAAACTGCTAGTGGATTTCGGGTTGTACCTCCGACAGCAGGAACATTAGTCGAAAGTCTTTCAGAGGGAGGAGAAGAGGTGAAGATTGGTGATAAAACCTTTATCAGATTTGGGGAAACATATTATCTACCGGTTCAGGTCGACGGTAAGAATATGTACGAAGTAGTCTATATTTCATCTGATGATGACGGAGAAAATTCTTAA
- a CDS encoding DUF4442 domain-containing protein, with product MTKEAEQYLSRMMNPFIFWWAMLFKLPSAVFWRLKIKSLSLEKCEVSIPFFWRSQNPFQSIYFAALAGAAELSTGALCQLGMAGKGKFSMLVVDFRAEYHKKANQKIIFTCDQGTELTHLIDSLQPQDTGSLTMVSTGRNPQGDIVAKFYVTWSFKRKA from the coding sequence ATGACAAAAGAGGCTGAACAATACTTGAGCAGAATGATGAATCCCTTCATTTTTTGGTGGGCCATGCTTTTCAAATTACCATCAGCGGTTTTTTGGAGATTGAAAATCAAGTCCTTATCCTTAGAGAAATGTGAGGTAAGTATCCCCTTCTTTTGGAGAAGTCAAAACCCATTTCAGTCCATCTATTTCGCTGCACTCGCAGGTGCAGCTGAACTCAGCACCGGCGCTTTATGCCAATTAGGCATGGCTGGAAAAGGGAAATTCAGCATGCTCGTAGTGGATTTCCGTGCCGAATACCATAAAAAAGCCAATCAAAAAATCATCTTTACTTGCGACCAAGGAACTGAACTCACCCATTTGATAGACTCCCTACAACCTCAAGATACCGGATCACTCACGATGGTATCCACAGGCCGCAATCCACAAGGAGACATTGTAGCGAAGTTTTATGTTACATGGTCCTTCAAACGAAAAGCTTAG
- a CDS encoding DUF4625 domain-containing protein gives MRKYLGLLAMGCVLAFSACTDDDNPAIADREAPVISFAEGRDGFRPANNEVRLATTDHMHIRFSVTDESGIGQVLVDIHNSFDGHTHARMSNTFEALNVKDIYSADAANFAFRFPQGAKRLNVDNTATDIYWDGPTSRVQGNVLAGPYDIIISAVDIFGNQTSFADDSNYIATFFIERAYAPQVAVTNLKNGEIDAEAGELLDVRGSIAKGTHSLSSDIRFVWIRLAEEHEHNHNHSAMARVSDKVFFERMWGSSTWRQGMSGATLPNTTDLRLEDLLTGSNAITVPAGEDHLDLIVWVEDVAGNVTQKTFTVHID, from the coding sequence ATGAGAAAGTATCTAGGATTGCTAGCTATGGGTTGTGTGTTGGCTTTTTCGGCCTGTACGGATGATGATAATCCAGCGATTGCTGATCGTGAAGCACCAGTAATTTCTTTTGCTGAGGGCAGGGATGGATTTAGACCAGCGAATAATGAGGTGAGACTCGCGACTACGGACCACATGCACATCCGATTCAGTGTCACGGATGAATCAGGTATTGGTCAAGTATTGGTTGATATCCACAATTCTTTTGATGGTCACACCCATGCACGTATGTCCAATACGTTTGAAGCATTGAATGTGAAAGATATTTACAGTGCAGATGCTGCTAATTTTGCTTTTCGATTTCCGCAAGGTGCTAAGCGATTAAATGTTGATAACACGGCTACGGATATTTATTGGGATGGTCCCACGTCTAGAGTTCAGGGCAATGTATTGGCTGGACCGTATGATATCATCATTTCAGCAGTAGATATTTTTGGAAATCAGACAAGTTTTGCAGATGATAGTAATTACATCGCGACCTTTTTTATCGAGCGTGCTTATGCGCCGCAAGTGGCTGTAACCAACTTGAAGAATGGTGAAATCGATGCTGAAGCAGGTGAATTATTGGATGTAAGAGGAAGTATTGCTAAGGGTACACATTCCTTGAGTTCAGATATCCGTTTTGTATGGATCAGATTGGCTGAGGAGCACGAGCACAACCATAACCATAGTGCTATGGCAAGAGTATCGGATAAAGTGTTTTTCGAAAGAATGTGGGGTTCCTCTACTTGGAGACAAGGCATGTCTGGAGCAACTTTACCAAACACTACTGACTTACGTTTAGAGGACCTATTGACTGGTTCAAATGCAATTACTGTTCCTGCCGGTGAAGATCATCTAGACCTGATTGTATGGGTAGAGGATGTAGCAGGAAATGTTACGCAAAAGACGTTTACGGTGCATATAGATTGA
- a CDS encoding S41 family peptidase produces the protein MKNLVLVALLFLVLTWEGMAQGSMLLREPTISKDYIVFVHANDLWRVPKSGGDAIRLTSNEGAENRPHFSPDGTYIAFTAQYDGNTDVYVVPVEGGEPRRLTWHPGPDYAAGWTPDGKHVLFTSARENVPTKESKFYKISLDGGMEEPLIIPRAVNGRISPDGKLIAYQQIAFWDPEWRNYRGGQAKPIWILDMESYELKMTPQTDNERHTQPIWHGNRVFFLSERDFANNIWSFEPSSSTLKQETFHKDFDVKNLDSNGEEIVYEQGGYLHILNPSTGLTKQLNISVKGDFHWARERWTDVAGRSLINASLSPSGQRALFEFRGEIITVPKDKGDARNLTNSSTTAERAPIWSPDGQKIAWFSDASGEYQLIISDQEGIQTKAIELPKSTFFFRPDWSSDNKHIAFTDTDYTIWIVNIETGTAKIADMDRFAHPNRSMNPVWSPDGKWIAYSRLLDNQFKAIFAYEVSSEKKIQITDSMADAISPVWDANGQYLYFLASTNFGLNTGWLDMSSYDRPVTRNLYAAVLSKNGKSPFLPESNEEEPKKDEKKESSNAVTIDADGIWQRIIAVDIPARDYTALVAGPENYVFYMESVPNQSGVTLHRYNFKERKSEVHMSGVAFANVSHDRKSLLYQANGNWGIVETSGGGKKPGDGSLKALNGFKIKVNPKQEWEQIYREGWRYQRDFLYVDNVHGAPWDEIYEWYKPWVAHVKHRSDMNYIIDILGGEVAVGHSYTSGGDFPRVSSVSIGLLGADLTVVNGKYQISKIYNGENWNPTLQAPLAVPGIEVKAGDYILAVNGNTLDPAINFFSYFENTAGKQVKLTVASNANGTNARTVTVVPVANDSQLRMMDWVEGNRRKVDELSDGKLAYVYVPNTGQGGYTYFNRYYFAQQDKKGAVIDERNNGGGSAADYMVDIMARELHGYFNSRANDRKPFTTPMAGIWGPKVMLINERAGSGGDLLPYLFSKMKIGPLIGTQTWGGLVGTWDTPPFIDGGRMVAPRGGFFDVDGEWAVEAVGVKPDISVEQTPLDVINGRDPQLERAVQEALKLMETQGVELKSEPKAPIRYFRPAKDN, from the coding sequence ATGAAAAATCTTGTGCTAGTTGCCTTGCTCTTCCTCGTGCTTACGTGGGAAGGTATGGCTCAGGGAAGCATGTTGCTTCGAGAACCAACCATCTCCAAAGATTACATTGTTTTTGTTCATGCCAATGATCTTTGGAGAGTACCTAAATCTGGAGGAGATGCTATCCGATTGACCAGCAATGAAGGAGCTGAAAATCGCCCACATTTCTCTCCTGATGGTACATACATTGCTTTTACTGCTCAATATGACGGTAATACCGATGTGTATGTAGTTCCAGTTGAAGGAGGTGAACCTAGACGTTTGACTTGGCATCCAGGTCCTGATTACGCTGCAGGATGGACACCAGATGGAAAACATGTGTTGTTTACATCTGCTAGAGAAAATGTACCTACCAAAGAATCTAAATTCTATAAAATCTCCTTGGATGGTGGTATGGAAGAGCCTTTGATCATACCGAGAGCAGTAAATGGCCGCATTTCTCCTGATGGAAAATTGATCGCCTATCAGCAAATCGCCTTTTGGGATCCTGAATGGAGAAATTACCGGGGAGGACAAGCAAAGCCCATTTGGATATTGGATATGGAGAGTTACGAACTAAAAATGACTCCCCAAACAGACAATGAACGTCATACACAACCCATTTGGCACGGGAATAGGGTCTTTTTCCTTTCTGAGCGAGACTTTGCAAACAACATCTGGTCTTTCGAACCTAGTTCAAGTACATTGAAACAAGAAACTTTTCACAAGGATTTTGATGTCAAAAACTTGGATTCCAATGGAGAAGAAATTGTATATGAACAAGGAGGTTATCTACATATCTTAAATCCTTCTACAGGTTTGACCAAGCAATTGAATATCTCTGTAAAAGGTGATTTCCACTGGGCTCGGGAGCGTTGGACAGATGTAGCTGGTCGCAGCTTGATCAATGCATCACTTTCTCCTTCCGGACAGCGTGCACTCTTTGAATTTCGTGGTGAAATCATCACAGTACCCAAAGATAAAGGTGATGCCCGCAACTTGACAAACTCCTCAACGACCGCAGAAAGAGCACCTATTTGGTCTCCTGATGGTCAAAAGATTGCATGGTTTTCGGACGCTAGTGGCGAATATCAACTCATCATCAGTGATCAAGAAGGTATCCAAACAAAGGCTATCGAACTTCCAAAAAGTACCTTTTTCTTTAGACCCGATTGGTCTTCGGATAACAAACACATTGCCTTTACGGATACCGATTACACTATCTGGATTGTAAATATTGAAACAGGAACTGCGAAAATAGCCGATATGGATCGCTTTGCGCATCCTAACCGCAGCATGAATCCGGTTTGGTCGCCGGATGGTAAATGGATCGCTTATTCCCGCTTATTGGATAATCAATTCAAAGCGATTTTTGCCTATGAAGTGAGTAGTGAAAAGAAAATCCAGATCACAGATAGCATGGCCGATGCGATTTCACCTGTTTGGGATGCTAATGGACAGTATTTGTACTTCCTTGCTTCTACTAATTTTGGATTGAACACCGGTTGGTTAGATATGTCGAGTTATGATAGACCGGTAACAAGAAATCTGTATGCAGCCGTACTCTCCAAAAATGGCAAGTCTCCTTTTCTGCCAGAAAGTAACGAAGAGGAGCCTAAAAAAGATGAAAAGAAGGAATCTTCCAATGCTGTGACTATTGACGCGGACGGAATATGGCAACGAATCATTGCTGTGGATATTCCGGCAAGGGATTACACTGCTTTGGTAGCAGGACCTGAAAATTATGTCTTTTACATGGAATCAGTTCCCAACCAATCAGGTGTAACCTTGCATCGATACAACTTCAAAGAGCGGAAATCTGAGGTACACATGAGCGGTGTTGCTTTTGCGAACGTATCCCACGACAGGAAATCTTTATTGTACCAAGCGAATGGAAATTGGGGAATTGTAGAAACAAGCGGAGGAGGCAAAAAACCAGGAGATGGAAGCTTAAAAGCCTTGAATGGATTCAAAATCAAAGTTAATCCAAAACAAGAATGGGAACAAATCTACCGGGAAGGCTGGCGGTATCAGCGGGATTTTCTTTACGTAGACAATGTACACGGAGCTCCCTGGGATGAAATTTATGAGTGGTATAAGCCGTGGGTAGCCCATGTGAAGCATCGCTCAGATATGAATTACATCATTGATATCTTAGGTGGTGAAGTGGCGGTAGGTCATAGCTACACATCCGGAGGGGATTTTCCGCGAGTCAGCTCTGTTAGCATCGGACTTTTAGGTGCTGACCTTACGGTTGTTAATGGAAAATATCAAATCAGTAAAATTTACAACGGTGAAAATTGGAATCCAACCTTACAAGCTCCTCTCGCAGTTCCAGGTATTGAGGTAAAAGCTGGAGACTATATTTTGGCTGTCAATGGAAACACCTTAGATCCAGCTATTAACTTCTTTAGTTATTTTGAAAATACAGCTGGCAAACAAGTGAAGTTAACAGTTGCTTCCAATGCCAATGGAACAAATGCCCGAACCGTAACCGTTGTCCCTGTTGCCAATGACAGCCAATTACGGATGATGGATTGGGTGGAAGGAAATCGAAGAAAGGTTGACGAACTGTCGGATGGTAAGCTAGCTTATGTGTATGTCCCTAACACGGGTCAAGGAGGATACACCTATTTTAACCGCTATTATTTTGCGCAGCAAGATAAAAAAGGTGCTGTCATTGATGAAAGAAACAATGGCGGTGGCTCAGCAGCTGATTACATGGTTGACATTATGGCAAGAGAGCTTCATGGCTATTTTAATAGCCGTGCCAATGACAGAAAGCCCTTTACTACACCTATGGCTGGCATCTGGGGTCCAAAAGTCATGTTGATCAACGAACGGGCTGGTTCAGGAGGAGACCTGCTCCCCTATTTATTTAGCAAAATGAAAATAGGCCCATTGATCGGTACCCAAACATGGGGTGGTTTGGTAGGAACATGGGATACACCTCCCTTCATAGATGGCGGCCGAATGGTCGCTCCAAGAGGGGGATTCTTTGATGTAGATGGTGAATGGGCTGTTGAAGCTGTGGGGGTAAAACCGGATATCTCAGTAGAACAAACACCATTAGATGTCATCAATGGGCGGGATCCGCAACTCGAGCGGGCCGTACAGGAAGCACTGAAACTGATGGAAACACAAGGGGTAGAACTAAAATCAGAGCCAAAAGCCCCTATCCGCTACTTTAGACCTGCAAAAGATAATTGA
- a CDS encoding DUF4136 domain-containing protein, which translates to MKICFWSIVAFVSLLFVSCLPTSQPDDIRDLTVVYTNFNPDFQFNQGMTYALPPNVIILTSDGVTPGERPPSVDFVANQQLLNVMRNNMNARGFTQTNIQNQPDYILFPTVTTEGREILFDYDSQFWTWWFPELGPGIRFQYPNFNPLINNSFNTGTLLMQLVDNRNRTPNAPLLVHWVGVINLGLSQSITDNTTRAIQGINQAFNQTPAINR; encoded by the coding sequence ATGAAAATTTGTTTTTGGAGTATAGTTGCTTTTGTCAGCTTGCTTTTTGTTTCTTGTTTACCTACCAGTCAACCAGACGATATACGAGACCTTACAGTGGTCTACACTAACTTTAATCCTGATTTTCAATTCAATCAAGGGATGACGTATGCGCTCCCTCCGAATGTAATTATCTTGACTTCTGATGGGGTGACTCCGGGTGAACGCCCACCGAGCGTAGATTTTGTAGCCAATCAGCAGTTGTTGAATGTTATGCGGAATAATATGAATGCAAGAGGATTTACTCAAACCAATATTCAAAATCAGCCTGATTATATTCTGTTTCCAACAGTAACGACAGAGGGGAGGGAGATTTTGTTTGATTATGATTCACAGTTTTGGACATGGTGGTTTCCCGAATTGGGACCCGGTATACGCTTCCAATATCCCAACTTTAACCCTTTGATCAATAATTCTTTTAATACGGGTACCCTGTTGATGCAATTGGTGGATAACAGAAACCGTACTCCCAATGCTCCTCTTCTAGTCCATTGGGTTGGCGTAATAAACTTGGGATTGAGTCAGTCAATTACTGATAATACTACCCGGGCAATTCAGGGCATCAATCAAGCTTTTAATCAAACACCAGCTATCAACAGGTAA
- a CDS encoding porin family protein encodes MKVIRTILLILCFQTASYGQRDASFAYETWWGVMTSTQISNKLAIWNDAHFVNDLFFIYRTGLTFHNLSDNLVTTVGYGYLRLGDPFSEGRLKRSEHRPWMQTVYRVPSTRPLSTSFRFRYDARFIQDLGPESLVDEFSFNHRWRFNNAIRYNFGELVSPNTRFATAFLNESLFRTGPGTGGFRYEHRTHLLTQLTKGNFTYSLGYVMRYIPLNAESIRINHGPVFWLSINLNAMKNRKTQTFEEFPSDHIH; translated from the coding sequence ATGAAAGTTATTCGAACTATACTTTTGATCCTATGCTTCCAAACGGCAAGCTATGGACAGCGAGATGCCTCCTTTGCTTACGAGACTTGGTGGGGAGTAATGACATCTACTCAAATATCTAATAAACTAGCTATTTGGAATGATGCTCACTTTGTCAATGATCTTTTTTTTATTTATCGTACAGGTCTGACATTTCACAATTTATCGGACAACTTGGTAACTACTGTGGGTTATGGCTACCTTCGACTAGGAGACCCTTTTTCTGAAGGACGACTCAAACGATCCGAACATAGACCTTGGATGCAGACCGTATATAGAGTACCCTCTACCCGACCATTAAGCACTAGCTTTAGATTTCGATACGATGCCCGGTTCATTCAAGACTTGGGTCCCGAATCATTGGTGGATGAATTTTCATTCAACCACCGTTGGAGATTCAACAATGCCATTAGGTATAACTTTGGAGAATTGGTTAGCCCAAATACACGCTTTGCAACTGCTTTCCTAAATGAATCGCTTTTCCGTACAGGACCTGGCACAGGAGGTTTTCGATACGAACATCGAACTCACTTATTAACACAATTGACCAAAGGGAACTTTACGTACTCTTTAGGCTATGTCATGCGGTACATCCCTCTCAATGCAGAATCCATCCGTATCAATCATGGTCCTGTGTTTTGGTTATCCATTAACCTCAATGCCATGAAGAACCGGAAAACCCAAACATTTGAGGAATTTCCAAGTGACCATATCCATTAA
- a CDS encoding DUF2092 domain-containing protein gives MKKIVLTSLCYLAWLFSHLQAQQLDHQAILLLDRMSDLLGELTSFQFHVFTAQDEWIENKGLTKTFRSHEVYMVGPDKMHIRTESKQGQLGIWHQGDLLLFYNLTTNQYGFIETPENIPDAIDFVNQEYDIEFPAADFFYPAFADDLIETHQIISYMGLVQLDGKDAHHIIAYGEETNVQIWFSNDTFTLPLRYVIHDLKSPQFLQFEGIFSNWKLNPDLPNALFDFTVPETATRMHMLSKSSTYSNEN, from the coding sequence ATGAAAAAAATTGTTCTCACAAGCCTGTGTTACCTAGCTTGGCTTTTTTCTCACCTCCAAGCCCAGCAATTGGACCATCAAGCCATCCTTCTTTTGGATCGCATGAGTGACTTATTGGGCGAACTTACATCCTTTCAATTTCATGTATTCACCGCCCAAGATGAATGGATTGAAAATAAGGGTTTGACAAAAACGTTTCGTTCGCATGAAGTTTACATGGTTGGCCCTGACAAGATGCACATCCGAACTGAATCCAAACAAGGGCAATTAGGGATCTGGCATCAAGGCGATCTTTTGCTATTTTATAACCTGACTACCAATCAATATGGGTTTATCGAAACACCCGAAAATATCCCAGATGCCATCGATTTTGTCAATCAGGAATATGACATTGAATTTCCCGCAGCTGACTTCTTTTATCCAGCCTTTGCGGATGATTTGATCGAAACACATCAGATTATTAGTTACATGGGATTGGTACAGCTCGACGGGAAAGATGCGCATCATATCATCGCATATGGGGAAGAAACCAATGTACAGATATGGTTTAGTAACGATACCTTTACTCTTCCGCTTCGCTATGTGATTCACGATTTAAAATCGCCTCAGTTCTTGCAATTTGAAGGGATATTCTCAAACTGGAAACTAAATCCTGATTTGCCAAATGCACTATTTGACTTTACTGTCCCTGAAACTGCTACCCGCATGCATATGCTCTCCAAATCGTCCACCTATTCCAATGAAAACTGA
- a CDS encoding TonB-dependent receptor: protein MSGKVTDSKQMPLAAIVSIHELGRSTVASLEGDFQFSNLNPGIYHLHVTHLGFKSYSKNVEVGMEGAELSIRLAESEILLAGLTVEANPFKNGPLEQSQTILILDRDFIQRNNGGTFANAIEKLPGISTINTGVGISKPVIRGMSFNRIMVNDRGIKQEGQQWGADHGLEIDPFDVDRVEIVKGPASLIYGSDGMAGVINIAPAAFQQHGEIEASYSSMYRSNNDMISHSVFLDGNEKDFVFRARFTAQDFSDYRVPADNFVYAGFLLPIFDNRLKNTAGRERHFSFTGGVQKDWGFSTVTVSGFNQQAGIFVGAVGIPNINNLRHDGDHRNIDLPRQDNQHYKVIWNNTIQLGKNWMELDVGYQRNQRREFSFPHIQGLGENEFGNLALSLDLDVYTANLRLNQQHGEGGQSVAGFNIQHSVNRQSGFEFLLPNFESLQGGVFYFREQRLNPNLVWNGGVRLDGAIHDIQEHLQPIFVRMQPTGEFEQRNADIYRTFLNWSGSTGLSWVYKDDVNVKFNLGSAYRIPTPIELASNGVHHGNFRHEIGNASLTAERSYQADLNISLSKKKILVSISPFFGYFDNYIYLAPAPRFSPLPGASLLWEYRQNNAIFTGGEFMSQVSLVKNLNFSLGAEYVYNHNLDTGLPLPLTPPFSTLAGLEYKIPSLGKNVRNMYLFVESRWAASQNWVDRNERITEGYQIWEAGLGWDLQLKNQPLQFQLSGQNLGNAVYFNHLSRYRLLNLPEQGRNISLSIHIPVGIR from the coding sequence TTGAGCGGAAAAGTTACGGATAGCAAGCAGATGCCCTTAGCAGCAATTGTTTCCATTCATGAGTTGGGGAGATCTACTGTGGCATCCTTGGAAGGGGATTTTCAATTTTCCAATCTGAATCCTGGCATTTATCACCTACATGTGACGCATTTGGGTTTCAAATCGTATAGTAAAAATGTTGAAGTTGGGATGGAGGGTGCTGAATTAAGCATTCGGTTGGCGGAATCTGAGATTTTGTTGGCTGGATTAACGGTGGAAGCTAATCCGTTTAAGAACGGACCTTTGGAACAGTCCCAAACCATCTTGATTTTGGATCGGGATTTTATTCAAAGAAACAACGGAGGGACTTTTGCCAATGCCATAGAAAAGCTTCCCGGAATTTCGACCATTAATACAGGGGTGGGGATCAGCAAGCCTGTGATCCGAGGGATGAGTTTCAACCGGATCATGGTAAATGACCGCGGCATCAAGCAGGAAGGACAGCAATGGGGTGCCGATCATGGCTTGGAGATCGACCCATTTGACGTGGATAGAGTGGAAATTGTGAAAGGACCGGCGTCTTTGATTTACGGTTCTGATGGAATGGCGGGTGTGATTAATATTGCTCCTGCCGCATTTCAGCAGCATGGGGAAATTGAGGCAAGTTATTCCAGTATGTATCGCTCTAATAATGATATGATATCCCATTCCGTATTTTTGGATGGGAATGAAAAGGATTTCGTCTTTCGTGCCCGATTTACTGCCCAGGATTTTAGTGATTACAGAGTACCGGCTGATAATTTTGTCTATGCTGGATTTTTGTTACCTATTTTTGATAACCGTCTCAAAAATACGGCCGGGCGTGAGCGACATTTTTCATTTACAGGAGGTGTGCAAAAGGATTGGGGATTTTCAACCGTAACAGTTAGCGGATTTAATCAACAAGCAGGAATATTTGTAGGAGCTGTTGGAATTCCCAATATCAACAATCTAAGACATGATGGAGATCATCGCAATATTGATTTGCCTAGGCAGGACAACCAACATTACAAAGTGATCTGGAATAACACCATTCAGTTGGGGAAAAACTGGATGGAACTGGATGTAGGCTACCAGCGCAATCAGCGTCGGGAGTTTTCTTTTCCGCATATCCAAGGCTTGGGAGAAAATGAATTTGGAAATTTGGCGTTATCGCTCGATTTGGATGTATACACGGCAAACCTTCGCCTGAATCAGCAGCACGGGGAGGGAGGTCAGTCTGTTGCGGGTTTCAATATACAGCATTCGGTTAATAGGCAAAGTGGTTTTGAGTTTCTGCTTCCTAATTTTGAATCCCTACAAGGAGGTGTATTCTATTTCAGAGAACAGCGCTTAAATCCCAACCTGGTATGGAATGGAGGAGTGAGACTGGATGGGGCTATACATGATATCCAAGAGCACTTGCAGCCCATTTTTGTTCGCATGCAGCCAACTGGGGAGTTTGAGCAACGCAATGCCGATATTTACCGCACTTTCCTCAATTGGAGTGGAAGTACGGGGCTTTCTTGGGTGTACAAGGATGATGTGAATGTCAAATTCAACTTAGGCTCTGCATACAGAATTCCAACGCCTATTGAATTGGCTTCCAATGGTGTACATCACGGAAATTTTCGACACGAAATAGGTAATGCTTCTCTTACTGCGGAAAGGAGCTATCAAGCTGATTTGAACATTTCCTTATCCAAAAAGAAAATATTGGTGAGTATCAGTCCGTTCTTTGGGTACTTTGACAATTACATTTATTTGGCTCCTGCGCCTCGGTTTTCTCCTTTGCCAGGTGCTAGTTTGCTTTGGGAATATAGACAAAATAATGCCATCTTCACAGGAGGAGAGTTCATGTCACAAGTATCGTTGGTAAAGAATTTGAACTTTTCCCTTGGTGCGGAGTACGTGTATAATCACAACTTGGATACAGGTTTACCCTTGCCCTTGACGCCTCCTTTTTCAACTTTAGCTGGTTTGGAATATAAGATCCCTTCTCTGGGCAAAAACGTCCGCAACATGTATCTGTTTGTGGAATCCCGCTGGGCAGCATCACAGAACTGGGTGGATAGAAATGAACGGATAACCGAAGGCTACCAAATATGGGAAGCTGGTTTGGGTTGGGATCTACAATTAAAAAATCAGCCATTGCAGTTTCAATTGTCAGGTCAAAACTTAGGAAATGCTGTTTATTTCAACCATTTGAGCCGTTATAGGTTGCTGAATTTGCCCGAGCAAGGAAGAAATATTTCCCTAAGTATCCATATTCCAGTAGGAATTCGATAA
- the msrB gene encoding peptide-methionine (R)-S-oxide reductase MsrB, with amino-acid sequence MKKKSPKTYEIQKPEEEWREILDPDSYHILREKGTERPYTGNYYLNKDSGIYECKACGNEIFHSSSKYDSGCGWPSFTEPVRPDAIDVQMDYSHFMIREEILCGKCGGHLGHRFPDGPKDKGGIRYCINSVSMDFKKES; translated from the coding sequence ATGAAAAAGAAATCACCTAAAACTTACGAAATACAAAAACCAGAAGAAGAATGGAGGGAAATACTCGATCCAGATAGCTATCATATTCTTCGAGAAAAAGGAACAGAACGCCCCTATACAGGCAACTACTACTTAAATAAGGACAGTGGTATATACGAATGTAAAGCCTGTGGGAATGAAATATTCCACTCTAGCTCCAAATATGATAGCGGATGTGGATGGCCATCTTTTACTGAACCCGTGCGACCAGATGCTATCGATGTACAAATGGATTACTCCCACTTCATGATACGCGAAGAAATTTTGTGTGGCAAATGTGGTGGCCATTTGGGTCATCGATTCCCAGATGGTCCAAAGGATAAAGGCGGAATTCGTTATTGTATCAATTCTGTTAGTATGGATTTCAAAAAGGAATCTTGA